One segment of Mycolicibacterium sp. YH-1 DNA contains the following:
- a CDS encoding helix-turn-helix transcriptional regulator, whose protein sequence is MDVFEAVADPSRRALLDALTERQHTAGELVEMLPGLTQPTVSRHLRVLREVGLVEVRPDAQRRIYALRADGLSEMDQWIDRHRRYWADHLDALEHHLDATFGDSE, encoded by the coding sequence GTGGACGTCTTTGAAGCCGTGGCCGACCCGAGTCGGCGCGCACTCCTCGACGCACTGACCGAACGCCAGCACACCGCAGGCGAACTGGTCGAGATGCTGCCCGGACTCACCCAACCCACAGTGTCGCGACACCTGCGCGTGCTCCGCGAGGTCGGGCTCGTCGAGGTGCGCCCCGACGCCCAGCGGCGCATCTACGCGTTGCGCGCCGACGGGCTGTCCGAGATGGACCAGTGGATCGACCGGCACCGCCGGTACTGGGCGGACCATCTGGATGCCCTGGAACACCACCTCGATGCCACGTTCGGAGACTCCGAGTGA
- a CDS encoding DinB family protein, which yields MTPEVLLDQFDLVWALADLHLTALTEDDFLWAPTPLTWTVRPDAAGDWRPDWADTEPDPIPVPNIAWLTWQIQWYWSVTLDHLQRRTPQDRESVLWPGSGAAVVAELRELSAQWRTMLVGLTADDLLAPSACPWPDNADRTVGHTVAWCTVELTKNVAEIGQLRMIRATST from the coding sequence ATGACACCGGAAGTCCTGCTCGACCAGTTCGACCTGGTGTGGGCACTTGCCGATCTGCATCTCACCGCGCTGACCGAGGACGACTTCCTCTGGGCGCCAACGCCGTTGACCTGGACCGTGCGGCCGGACGCGGCCGGCGACTGGCGGCCCGACTGGGCCGATACCGAACCCGACCCCATCCCTGTGCCGAACATCGCCTGGCTCACCTGGCAGATCCAGTGGTACTGGTCGGTGACACTCGATCACCTGCAGCGTCGGACACCCCAGGACCGAGAGTCCGTGCTGTGGCCGGGATCCGGTGCCGCGGTGGTGGCAGAACTGCGTGAGTTGTCGGCGCAGTGGCGGACCATGCTCGTCGGACTGACCGCCGACGACCTGCTCGCACCCTCGGCATGCCCGTGGCCGGACAACGCCGATCGCACAGTCGGCCACACGGTGGCGTGGTGCACCGTCGAACTCACGAAGAACGTCGCCGAGATCGGCCAACTCCGCATGATCCGCGCCACCTCCACTTAA
- a CDS encoding thioesterase family protein, translating to MIAHYYHRLPADGDAQSFESTQGTASNWDETIQHGSPPLALMTKAVEELSAGSGLRVGRLTMDILGAIPVAPVKVRAWVERPGSRISLMAAEMTATRTDGTDRAVARLHAWLLATSDTADAATDRHSPLVEGEALSNPHAWAGAPGYLETVSWRKQADTDGDAPVVWMSPLIPLVDDEPLTDLQRLAMVVDSANGVGAAIDPNEFLFMNTDTTVHLHRAPIGGDFGLRARGSIGPDGIGVTTAEIFDRRGFIGTSAQALLVQRR from the coding sequence GTGATCGCTCACTACTACCACCGGCTCCCCGCCGATGGCGATGCCCAGTCCTTCGAGTCGACACAGGGCACGGCAAGCAACTGGGACGAGACCATCCAGCACGGATCGCCGCCGCTTGCCCTGATGACGAAGGCCGTCGAGGAACTCTCCGCAGGGTCGGGGCTGCGCGTCGGCCGCCTCACCATGGACATCCTCGGCGCCATTCCCGTTGCGCCCGTCAAGGTTCGAGCCTGGGTGGAGCGCCCCGGTTCGCGTATCTCCCTGATGGCCGCGGAAATGACTGCCACCCGCACAGACGGCACCGACCGAGCGGTGGCCCGACTGCATGCCTGGCTACTGGCCACTAGCGATACCGCCGACGCCGCCACCGACAGGCACTCGCCGCTGGTGGAGGGCGAGGCGCTGTCCAACCCGCACGCCTGGGCTGGCGCGCCCGGCTACCTGGAGACGGTCAGTTGGCGCAAGCAGGCCGATACCGACGGCGACGCCCCGGTGGTGTGGATGAGTCCGCTCATCCCCCTCGTTGACGACGAACCGCTCACCGATCTGCAGCGGCTGGCAATGGTGGTCGACTCGGCCAATGGCGTCGGTGCCGCGATCGACCCGAATGAGTTCCTGTTCATGAACACCGACACCACCGTTCACCTCCACCGCGCACCGATCGGTGGTGACTTCGGACTGCGCGCCAGGGGGTCGATCGGCCCCGACGGCATCGGTGTGACCACCGCCGAGATCTTCGACCGGCGCGGCTTCATCGGCACCTCCGCTCAGGCGCTGCTGGTCCAGCGTCGATGA
- a CDS encoding RecB family exonuclease, protein MSVEPAAPVRRPALSPSRASDFKQCPLLYRFRAIDRLPEPASTAQVRGSVVHAALEQLYSLPAADRGPATAMTLVDPAWDRVAGERPDFAAEFAPELRAELLEQARQLLSGYYRLEDPTRFDPQSCEQRVEVELSDGTLLRGFVDRIDVAPTGELRVVDYKTGRAPSAARELAEAKAMFQMKFYAVALLRSRDVLPARLRLLYLADGQVLDYTPDLDELLRFEKTLMAMWSAIQTAGVTGDFRPNPSRLCDWCAHHQHCPVFGGTPPPYPGWPEVTEPAA, encoded by the coding sequence ATGAGTGTCGAACCGGCCGCGCCAGTACGGCGCCCGGCGCTGTCACCGTCGCGCGCCAGCGACTTCAAGCAGTGTCCCCTGCTGTACAGGTTCCGCGCGATCGATCGGCTGCCCGAGCCCGCCTCGACGGCCCAGGTCCGAGGTTCGGTGGTGCATGCCGCCCTCGAACAGCTCTACTCACTGCCCGCCGCCGACCGCGGACCAGCGACCGCGATGACGCTCGTCGACCCGGCCTGGGACCGGGTCGCCGGTGAGCGGCCCGACTTCGCCGCCGAGTTCGCCCCGGAGCTGCGGGCCGAACTTCTGGAACAGGCCCGCCAGCTGCTGTCGGGGTACTACCGGCTGGAGGATCCGACGCGATTCGATCCGCAGAGCTGCGAGCAACGCGTTGAGGTCGAGCTGTCCGACGGAACCCTGCTGCGCGGCTTTGTCGACAGGATCGACGTGGCCCCCACCGGTGAGCTCCGCGTCGTCGACTACAAGACGGGCCGGGCACCGTCGGCGGCGCGCGAACTCGCTGAGGCCAAGGCGATGTTCCAGATGAAGTTCTATGCCGTCGCACTGCTGCGGTCGCGCGATGTACTGCCCGCCCGGCTGCGCCTGCTGTACCTGGCCGACGGCCAGGTACTGGACTACACACCGGATCTCGACGAGCTGCTGCGGTTTGAGAAGACCTTGATGGCGATGTGGAGCGCGATCCAAACTGCAGGCGTGACAGGCGATTTCCGGCCGAACCCGTCCCGGCTGTGCGACTGGTGCGCGCACCACCAACACTGTCCCGTGTTCGGTGGCACCCCACCGCCCTATCCGGGATGGCCCGAGGTGACGGAGCCCGCCGCGTGA
- a CDS encoding tRNA (adenine-N1)-methyltransferase, with product MKRTGPFVVGDRVQLTDAKGRHYTMVLAPGEEFHTHRGAITHDSVIGEPEGSVVKSTNGDRFLVLRPLLMDYVLSMPRGAQVIYPKDAAQIVHEGDMFPGANVLEAGAGSGALTCSLLRAVGPTGTVTSYEVRDDHAPTAVRNVETFFGEHPPNWNLHVADVADYDGPQVDRAVLDMLAPWEVLDAVSKALIPGGVLIVYVATVTQLSKTVEALREQQCWTEPRSWESLQRGWDVVGLAVRPQHSMRGHTAFLISARKLAPGAVTPTPLRRKRTI from the coding sequence GTGAAGCGCACCGGTCCGTTCGTTGTCGGCGATCGAGTACAACTGACCGACGCCAAGGGGCGGCATTACACGATGGTGCTCGCCCCGGGCGAGGAATTCCACACGCACCGGGGTGCCATCACGCACGACTCGGTGATCGGTGAGCCCGAGGGCAGCGTGGTCAAGTCGACGAACGGTGACCGCTTCCTGGTGTTGCGCCCCCTGCTGATGGACTACGTGCTGTCGATGCCGCGCGGTGCGCAGGTCATCTATCCCAAGGACGCAGCGCAGATCGTGCACGAGGGCGACATGTTCCCGGGTGCCAACGTGCTCGAAGCCGGGGCGGGCTCGGGGGCGCTGACGTGTTCGCTGCTGCGGGCGGTCGGCCCGACGGGCACGGTCACGTCCTACGAGGTGCGCGACGATCACGCCCCGACGGCGGTGCGCAACGTCGAAACATTCTTCGGTGAGCATCCGCCCAACTGGAACCTGCACGTCGCCGATGTTGCCGACTACGACGGCCCGCAGGTGGACCGAGCCGTGCTCGACATGCTGGCCCCCTGGGAGGTCCTGGACGCCGTCAGCAAGGCACTGATCCCCGGTGGCGTGCTGATCGTCTACGTCGCGACGGTGACGCAGCTGTCGAAGACCGTCGAGGCGCTGCGCGAGCAGCAGTGCTGGACCGAGCCGCGTTCGTGGGAGAGCCTGCAGCGGGGCTGGGACGTGGTGGGGCTGGCGGTGCGGCCGCAGCACTCCATGCGCGGACACACCGCATTCCTGATCAGCGCGCGCAAGCTGGCACCGGGTGCAGTGACGCCGACACCGCTGCGGCGCAAGCGCACCATCTAG
- a CDS encoding DUF503 domain-containing protein produces the protein MWIGWLEFDLLLGDVHSLKEKRSVVRPVLAELRRRCAVTAAETGDLDLHRRAGIGVAVVAAERGHVVDVLDAAERLVAARPELELLSVRRGFRRSSDD, from the coding sequence GTGTGGATCGGCTGGCTGGAGTTCGACCTACTCCTCGGTGACGTGCACTCGCTGAAGGAGAAGCGCTCAGTCGTGCGTCCGGTGCTCGCCGAACTGCGTCGCAGGTGTGCGGTCACGGCGGCCGAGACCGGCGATCTGGACCTGCACAGGCGGGCCGGGATCGGCGTCGCCGTCGTCGCCGCCGAGCGGGGCCACGTGGTTGATGTGCTCGACGCGGCCGAACGACTCGTCGCGGCCCGGCCCGAGCTGGAGCTGCTGTCGGTCCGGCGGGGTTTCCGTCGCAGCAGCGACGATTAG
- the arc gene encoding proteasome ATPase → MSESERSEGLGTPTSSNGMSSDDAAELEELRREAAILREQIADVAGASGGVRSGRDIHQLEARIDSLAARNAKLMDTLKEARQQLLALREEVDRLGQPPSGYGVLLTAHPDDTVDVFTSGRKMRLTCSPNIEVETLKQGQTVRLNEALTVVEAGNFESVGEISTLREVLDDGHRALVVGHADEERIVWLAEPLVAAGLLPDAVPDGELDDDLRPRKLRPGDSLLVDTKAGYAFERIPKAEVEDLVLEEVPDVSYGDIGGLTRQIEQIRDAVELPFLHKDLYREYSLRPPKGVLLYGPPGCGKTLIAKAVANSLAKKMAELRGEDSREAKSYFLNIKGPELLNKFVGETERHIRLIFQRAREKASEGTPVIVFFDEMDSIFRTRGTGVSSDVETTVVPQLLSEIDGVEGLENVIVIGASNREDMIDPAILRPGRLDVKIKIERPDAEAAQDIFSKYLTENLPVNEDDLAEFGGDRALTIKTMIEKIVERMYAEIDDNRFLEVTYANGDKEVMYFKDFNSGAMIQNVVDRAKKYAIKSVLESGQHGLRIQHLLDSIVDEFAENEDLPNTTNPDDWARISGKKGERIVYIRTLVTGKSSSASRAIDTESNLGQYL, encoded by the coding sequence ATGAGTGAGTCAGAGCGTTCTGAAGGCCTCGGAACTCCCACATCAAGCAACGGCATGTCAAGTGACGACGCTGCCGAACTGGAAGAACTTCGGCGCGAGGCCGCGATCCTGCGTGAGCAGATCGCGGATGTCGCCGGCGCTTCGGGGGGTGTGCGCAGCGGCCGGGACATCCACCAGCTGGAGGCCCGGATCGACTCGCTCGCAGCGCGGAACGCCAAGCTGATGGACACCCTCAAGGAGGCCAGGCAGCAGTTGCTGGCGCTGCGCGAGGAAGTCGATCGGCTCGGCCAGCCCCCGAGCGGCTACGGCGTCTTGCTCACAGCGCACCCCGATGACACCGTCGACGTGTTCACCTCGGGTCGCAAGATGCGCCTGACCTGCTCACCGAACATTGAGGTCGAAACGCTCAAGCAGGGCCAGACCGTTCGCCTGAACGAGGCGTTGACGGTCGTCGAGGCCGGTAACTTCGAGTCGGTCGGTGAGATCAGCACGCTGCGTGAGGTGCTTGATGACGGCCACCGTGCCCTCGTGGTCGGCCACGCCGATGAGGAGCGCATCGTGTGGCTCGCCGAGCCGTTGGTCGCCGCCGGGCTTCTCCCCGACGCCGTCCCGGACGGTGAACTGGATGACGACCTGCGGCCCCGCAAGCTGCGGCCGGGCGACTCACTGTTGGTGGACACCAAGGCGGGTTACGCGTTCGAGCGCATCCCCAAGGCCGAGGTCGAGGATCTGGTCCTCGAGGAGGTCCCCGACGTCAGCTACGGCGACATCGGCGGCCTGACCCGACAGATCGAGCAGATCCGCGACGCCGTGGAGCTGCCGTTCCTGCACAAGGACCTCTACCGCGAGTACTCGCTGCGGCCGCCCAAGGGCGTGCTGCTGTACGGCCCGCCCGGATGCGGCAAGACCCTCATCGCCAAGGCCGTCGCCAACTCGCTGGCCAAGAAGATGGCCGAGCTGCGCGGCGAGGACTCCCGCGAGGCGAAGTCGTACTTCCTCAACATCAAGGGCCCGGAGCTGCTCAACAAGTTCGTCGGCGAGACTGAGCGGCACATCCGCCTGATCTTCCAGCGGGCGAGGGAGAAGGCGTCCGAGGGCACCCCGGTGATCGTGTTCTTCGACGAGATGGACTCGATCTTCCGGACCCGAGGCACAGGTGTCAGCTCCGATGTCGAGACCACCGTCGTCCCGCAGCTGCTGTCGGAGATCGACGGAGTCGAGGGCTTGGAGAACGTCATCGTCATCGGCGCCTCCAACCGTGAGGACATGATCGATCCGGCGATCCTGCGGCCCGGCCGCTTGGACGTCAAGATCAAGATCGAGCGCCCGGACGCCGAGGCCGCGCAGGACATCTTCTCCAAGTACCTGACCGAGAACCTGCCGGTCAACGAGGACGATCTCGCCGAGTTTGGCGGTGACCGTGCGCTGACGATCAAGACGATGATCGAGAAGATCGTCGAACGGATGTACGCCGAGATCGACGACAACCGGTTCCTGGAGGTCACCTATGCCAACGGTGACAAGGAAGTCATGTACTTCAAGGACTTCAACTCCGGTGCCATGATCCAGAACGTCGTCGACCGCGCCAAGAAGTACGCGATCAAGTCGGTCCTCGAGTCGGGTCAGCACGGCCTGCGAATCCAGCACCTGCTGGACTCGATAGTCGATGAGTTCGCTGAGAACGAGGATCTGCCCAACACCACCAATCCGGATGACTGGGCCCGGATCTCGGGCAAGAAGGGTGAGCGGATCGTCTACATCCGCACGCTCGTCACGGGCAAGAGCTCGAGCGCCAGCCGGGCTATCGACACCGAGTCGAACCTGGGGCAGTACCTGTAG
- a CDS encoding NADPH:quinone reductase, whose translation MKSVVYTRTGGPEVLQLVDRQVPEVPPGHVRVRVVVSGVNPTDWRWRSGQSSALRFAEQVPHQDGAGVVDEVADDVTELRAGDRVWLWETAFGRPTGTAQEFVVIPARHAVPLPPNASFELGAALGIPALTAHRMLTVGPEAPNRLAPGALSGTSVLVHGGAGAVGNAAVQLAVWAGATVIATVSNARKEELARHAGAQHVVNYRQDNVAERVLSVAPEGVAIIAEVDLAANLSTDIAAIATNGVISLCTYGSGELLPIPSAPLLAKSVSLCCVYTYHTPRQAKLNAIADVNQAVADGGFRVGDVHGLPLVHYPLHQVAEAHAAVEQGGVVGKVVIDVGAGE comes from the coding sequence GTGAAGTCGGTTGTCTACACGCGTACGGGTGGACCGGAGGTACTGCAGCTGGTGGATCGCCAAGTGCCCGAGGTGCCACCCGGCCATGTGCGGGTCCGCGTCGTGGTCTCGGGCGTCAATCCGACCGATTGGCGGTGGCGTTCCGGACAGTCGTCCGCACTGAGATTCGCCGAGCAGGTGCCTCACCAAGACGGCGCCGGGGTCGTGGACGAAGTTGCCGACGACGTCACCGAACTTCGGGCCGGTGATCGAGTATGGCTGTGGGAGACGGCATTTGGACGACCGACGGGTACGGCTCAAGAGTTCGTCGTCATTCCGGCCCGACATGCTGTGCCGTTGCCGCCGAATGCGAGCTTCGAACTGGGTGCCGCGCTCGGAATTCCAGCATTGACTGCGCACCGGATGCTGACGGTCGGGCCGGAGGCCCCGAACCGGCTCGCGCCGGGGGCGCTGAGCGGCACATCTGTACTGGTTCACGGTGGTGCGGGCGCGGTCGGTAATGCGGCGGTGCAGTTGGCGGTGTGGGCTGGCGCCACGGTCATCGCCACCGTGAGCAACGCGCGAAAAGAGGAGTTGGCGCGCCATGCCGGTGCACAGCACGTTGTGAACTATCGCCAGGACAACGTCGCGGAGCGTGTTCTGTCGGTGGCACCGGAAGGCGTGGCGATCATCGCGGAAGTGGACCTCGCTGCCAATCTGAGCACTGACATCGCGGCAATCGCCACGAACGGCGTTATCAGTCTTTGCACTTACGGCAGTGGAGAGTTGCTCCCGATTCCATCAGCTCCGCTGCTGGCCAAGAGTGTGTCGTTGTGCTGTGTCTACACCTATCACACGCCGCGCCAGGCAAAGCTGAACGCGATTGCCGACGTCAATCAGGCCGTCGCCGACGGTGGCTTTCGAGTCGGTGACGTCCATGGGCTGCCGCTCGTCCACTACCCCCTCCATCAGGTGGCAGAGGCGCATGCCGCCGTTGAACAGGGTGGGGTGGTGGGCAAGGTGGTCATTGATGTCGGGGCTGGCGAGTGA
- a CDS encoding energy-coupling factor transporter transmembrane protein EcfT: MSAVSDMQQVHEWFLHRGLPLVLTRRVRSRDLIKRSAPMVSGVGALTATTMLLAELTSEGPDYGYALRLGVIGAALLAAPFALHLLHRTGTRLGEAGRRSAAALVIAIFVIVMPITVSGWSSAAAAEAPIFVAITLLAIWLTYLGFGSIAGWAFRFAWVQLGALGTLMSRALPLLMLTVVVFFTGELWQLAARMTRQRLWQVIGFLALVALLFVIATIRDEVRALRDDRAGPRDPRELLAGTPLADGIDHDPARTPLSRAEQFNVVAVMVVSQAIQVAFFTAGLFAFFLALGVIAIPDDVAVLWSSEETCAVGQPPCAGTWFGIHIPIPQTIVHTSLFVAVLSGLYFTVSTSVDPLYRQRFFEPLIADVAVSLAGRDAYLEMECEPDPGHDLTRQPRHQ; this comes from the coding sequence ATGTCAGCCGTGTCCGACATGCAGCAGGTGCACGAGTGGTTCCTCCATCGCGGCCTGCCACTGGTGCTCACCCGCCGGGTGCGCTCACGCGACCTGATCAAGCGCTCCGCACCGATGGTCAGCGGTGTCGGCGCGCTGACCGCCACGACGATGCTCCTGGCCGAACTCACCAGCGAGGGCCCCGACTACGGATACGCGCTGCGGCTGGGCGTCATCGGCGCGGCCCTGCTGGCCGCCCCGTTCGCGCTTCATCTGTTGCACAGGACGGGGACCAGACTCGGCGAGGCGGGCAGGCGCAGCGCCGCCGCGCTCGTCATCGCCATCTTCGTGATCGTCATGCCCATCACGGTGAGCGGGTGGTCCAGCGCGGCAGCCGCCGAAGCGCCGATCTTCGTCGCCATCACGCTGCTGGCGATCTGGTTGACCTACTTGGGGTTCGGATCGATCGCCGGTTGGGCCTTCCGGTTCGCATGGGTGCAACTGGGCGCACTGGGCACACTCATGAGCCGGGCGCTGCCCCTTCTCATGCTGACCGTGGTGGTCTTCTTCACCGGCGAACTCTGGCAGCTCGCGGCACGGATGACGCGCCAAAGGCTCTGGCAGGTCATCGGTTTCCTGGCCCTGGTCGCCCTGCTGTTCGTCATCGCCACGATCCGCGACGAGGTACGTGCGCTGCGCGACGATAGGGCCGGGCCGCGCGATCCCCGGGAGCTGCTGGCGGGGACTCCACTGGCCGACGGCATCGACCACGACCCGGCGCGGACCCCGCTGTCGCGAGCCGAGCAGTTCAACGTCGTGGCCGTGATGGTGGTGTCGCAGGCCATCCAGGTGGCGTTCTTCACCGCGGGGCTCTTCGCGTTCTTTCTCGCACTGGGCGTCATCGCGATCCCCGACGACGTGGCCGTGCTGTGGTCCTCGGAGGAGACCTGCGCGGTCGGTCAACCACCTTGTGCCGGAACGTGGTTCGGCATCCACATCCCGATCCCGCAGACCATCGTGCACACGTCACTATTCGTGGCCGTGCTGTCCGGCCTGTACTTCACTGTCAGCACCAGCGTCGACCCGCTGTACCGGCAGCGGTTCTTCGAGCCGCTGATCGCCGACGTGGCGGTGAGCCTCGCTGGCCGGGACGCCTATCTGGAGATGGAGTGCGAGCCCGACCCCGGACATGACCTCACTCGCCAGCCCCGACATCAATGA
- a CDS encoding ATP-binding protein, whose protein sequence is MARGLTSNWGVSARSAFVAATVVFIALAISGAGLVLVQYEAMLFGVDSKAAARVAAVAEDVRSGGPAAVDAVLLDTDESIVAIQVIDAEGTVVLRSASAPTTALIPIEDVGTGLRIGIRGRSAPYGSIRFSAQTLDGPDGRYTILVGEGSAAVTATVRNIAIALAVAAPIVIGVAGLATYLLVRRSMRSVDEIRSRVAEITTSDLSGRVPVPASRDEIAALAVTMNEMLARIESGHAAQQRFVGDASHELRSPLTSIISALEVAAAHPEVFDATLAAGTLIPEAQRMKALIDDLLLLARADERGLSVALDDVDLDDLTAAEVEQLRRTSSLEVRADLAPARMRGDAAALSRVLRNLLDNAARHAASRIDVEVVPGDGEVVVRVADDGPGIPLAERVRVFDRFVRLDSDRSRSAGGTGLGLAIVREIVMAHGGTVAIESGHLPGTVVRLQLPLAPLPDTRR, encoded by the coding sequence ATGGCGAGGGGACTGACGTCGAACTGGGGTGTGTCGGCCCGATCGGCGTTCGTCGCGGCCACCGTGGTGTTCATCGCATTGGCCATCTCGGGCGCGGGTCTGGTTCTCGTCCAGTACGAGGCGATGCTGTTCGGTGTCGACAGCAAGGCGGCCGCCCGGGTGGCGGCCGTGGCCGAGGACGTGCGGTCGGGTGGGCCCGCTGCGGTCGATGCGGTGCTGTTGGACACCGACGAATCCATCGTCGCCATCCAGGTGATCGATGCCGAGGGGACCGTCGTCCTGCGCTCGGCGTCGGCACCGACCACCGCCCTCATTCCGATCGAGGACGTCGGCACCGGTCTGCGGATCGGGATTCGCGGTCGCTCAGCCCCCTACGGCAGCATCCGCTTCAGCGCGCAGACGCTCGACGGCCCAGATGGGCGATACACGATTCTCGTGGGCGAGGGCAGCGCCGCGGTCACCGCGACGGTGCGCAACATCGCCATCGCGCTGGCCGTCGCGGCACCTATCGTCATCGGGGTGGCGGGCCTCGCCACCTACCTGCTGGTCCGGCGCTCAATGCGCTCGGTCGACGAGATCCGTTCCCGCGTCGCCGAAATCACCACCTCGGATCTGTCCGGCCGGGTGCCGGTACCCGCAAGCCGGGACGAGATCGCCGCCCTTGCCGTGACGATGAACGAGATGCTCGCACGCATCGAGTCGGGTCACGCTGCGCAGCAACGCTTCGTCGGAGACGCGTCCCACGAACTTCGGAGTCCGTTGACGTCCATCATCTCCGCACTCGAGGTCGCCGCCGCCCATCCCGAGGTCTTCGACGCCACTCTCGCGGCGGGAACCCTGATTCCGGAGGCGCAGCGGATGAAGGCGCTGATTGATGATCTCCTACTACTCGCCCGTGCCGACGAGCGTGGCCTGTCCGTGGCACTCGACGACGTCGACCTCGATGACCTCACGGCCGCCGAGGTCGAGCAGTTGCGCCGCACCTCGTCGCTGGAGGTTCGTGCCGACCTCGCCCCCGCCCGGATGAGGGGCGATGCCGCAGCGCTGTCGAGGGTGTTGCGCAACCTGCTTGACAATGCGGCAAGACACGCAGCGTCACGGATCGACGTCGAGGTCGTGCCGGGCGATGGAGAGGTCGTGGTCAGGGTTGCCGACGACGGCCCCGGAATCCCGCTCGCCGAGCGGGTTCGCGTGTTCGATCGCTTCGTGAGGCTCGATTCGGATCGGTCGCGCAGCGCAGGCGGGACAGGCCTCGGGCTGGCCATCGTTCGGGAGATCGTCATGGCCCACGGCGGCACCGTGGCGATCGAGTCCGGGCATCTTCCCGGCACGGTGGTCAGGCTTCAGTTGCCCTTGGCACCGCTACCGGACACCAGGCGATAG
- a CDS encoding response regulator transcription factor — MKVLVVEDEPLLASTLAIGLRAEGCVVVEASNGVDGLWHAVEDEFDAIVLDIMLPGLNGYEVLRRMRSRDVWTPVLMLTAKDGEYDQTDAFDLGADDYMTKPFSFIVLVARLRALVRRSAPHPPAVLTAGTLTLDPSRRMVQRDATQISLTPREYGLLEFLIRNKDTVVTKTEILQNVWDAHYEGADNVVEVYIGYVRRKIDAPFGTSTIETVRGVGYRLVSGSGAKGN, encoded by the coding sequence ATGAAAGTCCTAGTAGTCGAAGACGAGCCACTGCTCGCCTCGACCCTGGCCATCGGCCTCCGCGCCGAGGGTTGTGTTGTGGTCGAGGCGTCCAACGGAGTCGACGGCCTGTGGCATGCGGTCGAGGACGAGTTCGACGCCATCGTGCTCGACATCATGCTGCCCGGTCTCAACGGCTACGAGGTGCTCCGTCGAATGCGCAGCCGCGACGTCTGGACACCTGTGCTGATGCTGACCGCCAAGGACGGCGAGTACGACCAGACCGACGCGTTCGACCTTGGCGCCGACGACTACATGACCAAACCGTTCTCGTTCATCGTCCTGGTGGCCCGGCTGCGCGCGCTCGTTCGGCGTTCGGCGCCGCACCCGCCCGCTGTGCTCACGGCAGGCACGCTGACGTTGGATCCGTCGCGGCGCATGGTGCAACGCGATGCGACGCAGATCTCCCTGACACCCCGCGAGTACGGCCTACTCGAGTTCTTGATCCGCAACAAGGACACCGTGGTGACGAAGACCGAGATCCTGCAGAACGTCTGGGACGCGCACTATGAGGGCGCCGATAACGTCGTCGAGGTGTACATCGGCTACGTGCGCCGCAAGATCGATGCGCCCTTCGGCACCAGCACCATTGAGACCGTGCGGGGTGTGGGCTATCGCCTGGTGTCCGGTAGCGGTGCCAAGGGCAACTGA